In Edaphobacter bradus, the following are encoded in one genomic region:
- a CDS encoding YheT family hydrolase, producing MSTTLESLATHTTDFIPRRFLSNGHLQTIVGNFLPRHNTLPHAEPTLVEVSPATEDQISSQIRCDCHWQPLDVRASHHTAIIVHGLEGSSSSQYVVGNANKLWQAGANVVRMNMRNCGGTEALTPTLYHSGLSGDVDAVMRHFTSLYGLTSVSLIGYSMGGNLVLKLAGELSTSAPPQLRSVIGVSPAIDLGPSADTLHAPQNRLYESRFLSALLRRFRRKAALFPRAYDPARADAVRSIRDFDQRITALYSGFSGADDYYYRAASARVLDRIAVPTLILNAADDPFIRLLPASRVLIAANPHVTLLEPAHGGHCAFLATPNRATHYDGYWAEHTLLRFLFDHA from the coding sequence ATGTCCACCACCTTAGAATCCCTCGCGACCCACACCACTGACTTCATTCCCCGCCGCTTCCTCTCCAACGGCCATCTCCAGACTATCGTCGGCAACTTCCTCCCTCGCCACAACACCCTCCCGCATGCCGAGCCCACACTCGTCGAGGTCTCTCCCGCAACCGAGGACCAGATCTCCAGCCAGATCCGCTGCGACTGCCACTGGCAACCCCTCGACGTCCGCGCCTCGCACCACACGGCCATCATCGTCCACGGCCTTGAAGGCTCCTCCTCCTCGCAGTACGTCGTCGGCAACGCCAACAAACTCTGGCAGGCCGGAGCCAACGTTGTCCGCATGAACATGCGCAACTGTGGCGGAACCGAAGCCCTCACGCCCACGCTCTACCACTCCGGACTCTCGGGAGATGTGGACGCCGTCATGCGCCACTTCACCTCGCTCTACGGACTCACCTCCGTCTCACTCATCGGCTACTCCATGGGCGGCAATCTCGTCCTCAAGCTCGCGGGCGAACTCAGTACCTCAGCCCCGCCCCAGCTTCGCTCTGTCATCGGAGTCTCCCCCGCAATCGACCTCGGCCCCTCCGCCGACACACTTCACGCCCCGCAGAATCGCCTCTACGAGTCCAGATTCCTCAGCGCCCTCCTGCGCCGCTTCCGTCGCAAGGCCGCTCTCTTCCCCCGCGCCTACGACCCCGCGCGTGCCGACGCCGTCCGCTCCATCCGCGACTTCGACCAGCGCATCACCGCCCTCTACTCAGGCTTCTCGGGTGCCGACGATTACTACTACCGCGCCGCCTCCGCCCGCGTCCTCGACCGTATCGCCGTCCCCACCCTCATCCTCAACGCCGCCGACGACCCCTTCATCCGCCTCCTGCCGGCGAGCCGCGTCCTCATCGCCGCCAACCCGCACGTCACCTTGCTCGAACCCGCCCACGGAGGCCACTGCGCCTTCCTCGCCACTCCCAACCGAGCCACACACTACGACGGCTACTGGGCCGAACACACCCTTCTGCGCTTCCTCTTCGACCACGCCTGA
- a CDS encoding glycosyltransferase family 87 protein: MASASQPATPTRPAIRLPQSLHRPALVLLLIAVVVAPLWHLHVMNRWMHGRTDLLPPWLATRVVLEGGDPYSDVTTKQIQLSYYGHILSPSETEKDEQAFAYPIYTAILLAPLAYLNWGVARALYFCAATVMITLSVPIWLQLTGLRIRANQMALLIVLVLASWPVMVALRHQQLSILVFALITAGCVLLRHKRETSAAILFALSTIKPQLTVALIAWLLLWAISGRRWRFLASLLAALCGLFLAGEWMLHGWIREWLAAMIHYTHYTHSTFLVPILFILIPVIGQWVGDAFLLLLALAVCLCLWKLRRCRAASAEFGIAVSLCLAIMVTLSPATLVWVYNQVDLLPGFLILLYARSANRPAYLARQIALGFLALNFALVFLAVLGETASGPSKSWDLLPYWNVLLPAVVTVALCLRFKVGGDTPDNLQPALLLP, encoded by the coding sequence ATGGCCTCAGCCTCGCAACCAGCAACCCCAACGCGGCCCGCCATCCGGCTCCCCCAAAGCCTGCACCGTCCTGCCCTTGTCTTACTTCTGATCGCCGTTGTGGTTGCGCCGCTCTGGCATCTCCACGTGATGAATCGCTGGATGCACGGTCGAACGGACCTGCTTCCGCCGTGGCTGGCAACCCGCGTCGTTCTGGAAGGCGGCGATCCATACTCCGACGTAACGACGAAGCAGATTCAGCTCAGCTACTACGGGCATATCCTCTCGCCATCCGAGACGGAGAAAGATGAGCAGGCCTTCGCCTATCCGATCTACACGGCGATACTCCTCGCTCCGCTCGCCTACCTCAATTGGGGCGTTGCCCGCGCTCTGTACTTCTGCGCGGCGACAGTCATGATCACTCTCAGCGTGCCAATATGGCTGCAGCTCACCGGGCTCAGGATCAGGGCAAACCAAATGGCCCTTCTAATCGTCCTTGTCCTTGCGAGTTGGCCCGTGATGGTCGCTCTGCGCCACCAGCAGCTCAGTATCCTGGTCTTCGCATTGATTACCGCAGGGTGTGTTCTCCTGCGGCATAAGCGGGAGACAAGCGCCGCCATTCTCTTTGCTCTCTCCACGATCAAGCCGCAACTTACAGTGGCTCTGATTGCATGGCTGCTCCTCTGGGCCATCTCCGGCCGCCGCTGGCGGTTTCTCGCTTCGCTGCTCGCAGCACTCTGCGGATTGTTCCTCGCCGGCGAGTGGATGTTGCATGGGTGGATCAGAGAGTGGCTCGCCGCCATGATCCACTACACGCATTACACGCACAGCACGTTTTTAGTTCCAATCCTGTTCATCCTGATTCCGGTCATTGGCCAGTGGGTCGGCGACGCGTTTCTGCTACTGCTGGCCTTGGCCGTGTGCCTCTGTCTCTGGAAGCTGAGACGCTGCAGGGCTGCTTCGGCCGAGTTTGGCATCGCCGTGAGCCTTTGCCTGGCCATCATGGTCACCCTCAGCCCCGCCACCCTTGTCTGGGTCTATAACCAGGTGGACCTTCTTCCAGGCTTTCTGATCCTGCTTTATGCCAGGTCCGCGAATCGCCCTGCGTATCTCGCGCGCCAGATCGCCCTCGGATTCCTCGCACTCAACTTCGCCCTGGTCTTTTTAGCGGTCCTGGGCGAAACCGCCTCCGGACCTTCGAAGTCCTGGGATCTGCTCCCCTACTGGAATGTTTTGCTCCCAGCCGTTGTCACCGTCGCCCTGTGTCTGAGGTTCAAGGTTGGAGGTGACACCCCAGATAACCTGCAGCCTGCTCTGCTACTCCCTTAA
- a CDS encoding YciI family protein: protein MKYLLTLYAEEAGWSRMTEAQKQQGVAAYNAYSEALKKAGAYVAANRLQPIATATTVRVADGKPQVLNGPYADTKEQLGGFYLIDVPDLDGALSWAARCPGASHGTVEVRPIWEYTTS, encoded by the coding sequence ATGAAATATCTACTGACGCTCTACGCAGAAGAGGCCGGTTGGTCACGTATGACCGAGGCCCAGAAGCAGCAAGGAGTGGCCGCCTACAACGCCTACAGCGAGGCCCTCAAGAAGGCAGGCGCCTATGTCGCTGCGAACCGCCTCCAGCCGATCGCCACTGCAACAACGGTCCGCGTCGCCGACGGCAAGCCGCAGGTGCTCAATGGCCCTTACGCCGACACAAAAGAGCAGTTGGGCGGCTTCTACCTCATCGACGTCCCCGATCTCGACGGCGCGCTCTCCTGGGCAGCTCGTTGCCCTGGAGCAAGCCATGGCACCGTCGAAGTGCGACCCATCTGGGAGTACACGACAAGCTAG